The following are encoded together in the Janthinobacterium sp. Marseille genome:
- the tkt gene encoding transketolase codes for MTSTLPTTKMANAIRALAMDAVQKANSGHPGMPMGMADIAVALWANHYSHNPANPKWVNRDRFVLSNGHGSMLHYALLHLTGYDLSMDEIRNFRQLHSKTPGHPEVDITPGIETTTGPLGQGITNAVGMALAEKLLAAEFNRPGFDVVNHHTYVFLGDGCLMEGISHEACSLAGTLRLSKLIALYDDNGISIDGHVEGWFTDDTPKRFESYGWNVIRAVDGHDVNAVDAAIKQAKSSDKPTLICCRTVIGKGSPNMEGTHNVHGAALGDKEIAATREAVGWTYAPFDVPADVYAAWDAKEKGQALESNWDTLLKSYSEKFPQEAAELARRMAGELPGDLNKAVDAYIAACVEKKETIATRKASQNAIQALAPVLPEFLGGSADLTGSNLTNWKECVAVRADQAGNHINYGVREFGMSAIMNGIALHGGYIPFGATFLTFSDYSRNALRMAALMKLRSIFVFTHDSIGLGEDGPTHQSVEHVSSLRLIPNLDNWRPCDTVESAVAWEQAVKRKDGPSTLIFSRQNLPFQERTAEQIANIKRGGYVLRDAPNAKAILIATGSEIELATKAADELSKHGVAVRIVSMPSTDVFDRQDAAYKAGVLTKGVPRVAIEAGVTSFWYKYVGLEGGVIGIDTFGESAPAGVLFKHFGFTVENVIAAVKKTLA; via the coding sequence ATGACTTCCACGCTCCCGACTACCAAAATGGCCAACGCAATCCGTGCGCTGGCAATGGATGCAGTACAAAAGGCCAATTCCGGTCACCCCGGTATGCCTATGGGGATGGCAGATATTGCCGTCGCTTTGTGGGCCAATCATTATTCGCACAATCCGGCCAACCCTAAATGGGTCAACCGCGATCGCTTTGTGTTGTCGAACGGTCATGGTTCGATGTTGCATTACGCCTTGTTGCACCTGACCGGTTACGACCTGTCGATGGATGAAATCCGCAACTTCCGCCAATTGCACTCGAAAACCCCGGGCCACCCTGAAGTTGACATCACGCCAGGTATTGAAACCACTACCGGTCCATTGGGCCAGGGCATCACCAACGCCGTTGGTATGGCATTGGCGGAAAAACTGCTCGCGGCTGAATTCAATCGCCCGGGCTTTGACGTTGTTAACCACCACACTTATGTTTTCCTCGGCGACGGTTGCCTGATGGAAGGCATTTCGCACGAAGCATGCTCGCTGGCCGGTACCTTGCGCCTGTCCAAGCTGATCGCTTTGTATGACGATAACGGCATCTCGATCGACGGTCACGTTGAAGGCTGGTTCACCGACGATACCCCTAAACGTTTTGAATCCTACGGCTGGAATGTCATCCGCGCAGTGGACGGCCATGACGTCAACGCAGTTGATGCAGCGATCAAGCAAGCCAAATCTTCCGACAAGCCAACCCTGATTTGCTGCCGTACCGTGATCGGTAAAGGTTCGCCGAATATGGAAGGCACGCACAACGTGCACGGCGCGGCCCTGGGCGACAAGGAAATCGCCGCTACCCGCGAAGCGGTGGGCTGGACCTACGCACCGTTCGACGTGCCTGCTGATGTCTATGCAGCATGGGATGCAAAAGAAAAAGGCCAGGCACTGGAATCCAACTGGGATACCTTGCTGAAATCGTATAGCGAAAAATTCCCGCAGGAAGCAGCAGAGCTGGCGCGTCGTATGGCCGGTGAATTGCCGGGCGACCTGAACAAGGCGGTCGACGCTTACATCGCTGCATGCGTAGAGAAAAAAGAAACCATCGCCACCCGCAAGGCCAGCCAAAACGCCATCCAGGCGCTGGCACCGGTATTGCCGGAATTCCTCGGCGGTTCGGCCGATCTGACCGGTTCCAACCTGACCAACTGGAAAGAATGCGTTGCAGTCCGCGCTGACCAGGCCGGTAACCACATCAACTACGGTGTGCGTGAATTCGGCATGAGCGCAATCATGAACGGTATCGCCCTGCATGGCGGTTACATCCCGTTCGGCGCGACCTTCCTGACCTTCTCCGATTACAGCCGTAATGCATTGCGCATGGCGGCACTGATGAAGCTGCGCTCCATCTTTGTATTCACACACGATTCGATCGGTCTCGGCGAAGACGGCCCGACCCACCAATCGGTTGAACACGTTTCCAGCCTGCGCCTGATCCCTAACCTGGATAACTGGCGTCCATGCGATACCGTTGAATCGGCAGTGGCATGGGAGCAAGCGGTCAAACGCAAAGACGGTCCAAGTACACTGATTTTCTCGCGCCAGAACCTGCCGTTCCAGGAGCGCACTGCAGAACAAATCGCCAACATTAAACGCGGCGGCTATGTCTTGCGTGACGCGCCGAATGCCAAGGCGATCCTGATCGCGACCGGTTCCGAAATCGAGCTGGCAACCAAGGCAGCGGATGAACTGTCCAAGCACGGTGTCGCAGTGCGCATCGTCTCGATGCCATCGACCGATGTCTTTGATCGCCAGGATGCAGCCTATAAAGCCGGCGTCCTGACCAAAGGCGTGCCACGCGTGGCAATCGAAGCCGGCGTGACCAGCTTCTGGTACAAGTATGTCGGCCTCGAAGGCGGCGTGATCGGTATCGACACCTTTGGCGAATCGGCCCCGGCCGGCGTGCTGTTCAAGCACTTCGGCTTCACGGTCGAAAACGTCATCGCAGCCGTCAAGAAGACACTGGCGTGA
- a CDS encoding GNAT family N-acetyltransferase produces MTEITFRRATANDAEAIAALRVDSWRTTYRGVMPDAYLDSMRAEESAAMWSQVLLADLPTISIFVAEAGTELVGFAAGMYLMPEKHEMNAELTAIYLKPIAQRGGVGRRLLALVAEALQKQGAHSLLVWVIAGNQGARQFYEQLGAELLIEQPFTWDGLDLMEAGYGWRDLPALRQACAE; encoded by the coding sequence GTGACCGAGATCACTTTCCGCCGCGCGACGGCCAACGATGCCGAGGCTATTGCAGCCTTGCGCGTAGACAGCTGGCGCACGACTTACCGTGGTGTGATGCCGGATGCCTATCTGGATAGCATGCGTGCGGAAGAAAGTGCTGCGATGTGGTCGCAGGTATTGCTGGCCGATTTGCCGACGATTTCGATTTTCGTGGCGGAAGCCGGTACTGAACTGGTTGGCTTTGCCGCCGGCATGTACCTGATGCCGGAGAAGCATGAGATGAATGCCGAATTGACGGCGATTTACCTCAAGCCGATTGCCCAGCGTGGCGGTGTCGGTCGCCGTTTGCTGGCGCTGGTGGCGGAAGCATTGCAAAAGCAGGGTGCACACAGTTTGCTGGTGTGGGTGATTGCCGGCAACCAGGGTGCCCGCCAGTTTTACGAACAACTGGGCGCAGAGTTGCTGATTGAACAGCCGTTCACATGGGACGGCCTGGATTTGATGGAAGCCGGTTACGGCTGGCGCGATCTGCCTGCACTGCGGCAGGCTTGTGCTGAATAA
- the gap gene encoding type I glyceraldehyde-3-phosphate dehydrogenase, whose amino-acid sequence MTIRVAINGYGRIGRNILRAHYEGGKKNDIQIVAINDLGDVKSNAHLTRYDTAHGKFPGTVEVDGDYMVVNGDKIRVFAQRNPADIGWGELNVDVVLECTGFFTTKEKASAHLKGGAKKVIISAPGGKDVDATIVFGVNNNVLKSTDTVISNASCTTNCLAPLVKPLNDKIGVVNGLMTTVHSYTNDQVLTDVMHEDLRRARSATQSMIPTKTGAAAAVGLVLPELNGKLDGFAIRVPTINVSLVDLSFIAARDTTVEEVNAVMKEASEGSLKGILTYQTEPLVSVDFNHNPASSNFDATLTKVSGRLVKVSSWYDNEWGFSNRMLDTTVALMTAK is encoded by the coding sequence ATGACCATCCGCGTTGCAATTAATGGCTACGGCCGTATCGGCCGCAACATCCTTCGTGCACATTACGAAGGTGGCAAAAAGAATGACATTCAAATCGTTGCGATCAATGATCTCGGCGATGTTAAATCGAATGCCCATCTGACCCGTTATGACACCGCGCATGGCAAATTCCCAGGCACCGTTGAAGTTGACGGCGATTACATGGTGGTCAATGGCGACAAGATCCGCGTATTCGCGCAACGCAACCCGGCAGACATCGGCTGGGGTGAGTTGAATGTTGACGTCGTGCTGGAATGCACCGGCTTCTTCACCACCAAGGAAAAAGCCTCGGCCCACCTGAAGGGCGGCGCCAAGAAAGTCATTATCTCGGCACCAGGCGGCAAAGACGTGGACGCAACCATAGTGTTCGGCGTCAACAACAATGTCTTGAAATCCACCGACACCGTGATTTCGAACGCATCGTGCACCACCAACTGCCTGGCACCACTGGTCAAGCCTTTGAATGACAAGATCGGTGTGGTTAACGGCCTGATGACAACCGTCCACTCTTACACCAACGATCAAGTCCTGACCGACGTGATGCATGAAGACTTGCGTCGTGCCCGTTCGGCGACCCAGTCGATGATCCCGACCAAAACCGGTGCAGCCGCAGCGGTTGGCCTGGTCTTGCCTGAGCTGAACGGCAAGCTGGATGGCTTCGCAATCCGCGTTCCGACCATCAATGTTTCGCTGGTTGATCTGTCTTTCATCGCTGCACGCGACACGACTGTTGAAGAAGTCAACGCGGTCATGAAGGAAGCGTCGGAAGGTTCGTTGAAAGGTATCCTGACTTACCAAACCGAGCCGCTGGTTTCGGTCGACTTCAACCACAATCCGGCTTCGAGCAACTTCGATGCGACATTGACCAAAGTGTCGGGCCGTTTGGTGAAAGTGTCGTCGTGGTATGACAATGAATGGGGTTTCTCGAACCGTATGCTGGATACTACGGTTGCATTGATGACTGCCAAGTAA
- the glnE gene encoding bifunctional [glutamate--ammonia ligase]-adenylyl-L-tyrosine phosphorylase/[glutamate--ammonia-ligase] adenylyltransferase gives MTQVAASRFYTRWINADESRAQKVAEVGKLSLNPEVFARILQNETDSGASLPAAMRRLRNLVIVTLIRRDLSGQADLAEVVDTMTAFGDFAVQQHLAAVMADMVAIHGTPVGAESGETQEMIVLGMGKLGGGELNVSSDIDLIFVYPEDGETVTTTPEQRQLSNHEFFTRLGKKLIAALSEITEDGFTFRVDMALRPNGVSGPLAASFGMVEEYLIVQGREWERYAWVKARALTGKPADIEALEKIIRPFVYRRYLDYGSIDAIRNMHAQIRAEVTRQEARHPDRSNNVKLGRGGIREIEFLAQVFQLIRGGRDAALRDRSTRRTLRILAEKQLFKPEVVEQLLHAYTFLRNLEHRLQYLDDAQTHTLPANEADRLIVAQMMGYNDVASLLAALEEQRKLVATQFDEIFSDKASDNATDENVNAELSAVLSDSDNAEAIETYLTTLSFDHAADSAQRLLSTWHSPRLQSLPEASRNKLVALVNASLPIVAKVTETRSLALNRLLNFFEAIARRAAYLALLTEYPHALERVIRMIAASDWAAQYLTRHPILLDELLDDRTLKAAPDWNAFARDCRRRLDETPGDTERQMDALREMHHAQLIRLLAQDLVGDLSVERLADHLSELADKLVAETIHAIWKTLPTRHREDPKFSVIAYGKLGGKELGYASDLDVIFLYDDDDQEAPALYAKLAQRFITWMTAHTPAGILFDVDIALRPDGASGLLVSTVSSFEKYQSTSAWPWEHQALTRARFCAGDADIGARFEAIRVNVLRQTRDPVKLKSDVLDMRKKLHDAHPNRSDLFDLKHDNGGMIDIEFIVQFLVLRDSAQHARLTGDIGNIALLKLCGELGLIDQNLSGKVADAYRTFRKMQHQIRLQGAERARVETERVAKEIADVEALWKAVFG, from the coding sequence TTGACCCAAGTTGCTGCATCCCGGTTTTATACCCGATGGATTAACGCGGATGAATCCCGCGCACAAAAGGTAGCCGAAGTCGGCAAATTATCCCTGAACCCCGAGGTTTTCGCTCGGATTTTACAAAACGAAACAGATAGCGGTGCTTCACTGCCGGCCGCGATGCGGCGCTTGCGCAATCTGGTGATCGTGACCCTGATCCGGCGCGACCTCAGCGGCCAGGCCGACCTGGCGGAAGTGGTCGATACCATGACCGCCTTCGGCGACTTCGCGGTACAGCAGCACCTGGCTGCGGTCATGGCGGATATGGTGGCTATCCACGGCACGCCGGTGGGAGCCGAATCAGGCGAAACCCAGGAAATGATCGTGCTCGGCATGGGCAAGCTGGGTGGCGGCGAATTGAACGTTTCTTCAGATATCGACCTGATTTTCGTCTATCCGGAAGATGGCGAAACCGTCACCACCACGCCGGAACAGCGCCAGTTGTCCAACCATGAGTTCTTTACACGGCTCGGCAAGAAGCTGATCGCCGCCCTGTCCGAAATCACCGAAGACGGCTTTACCTTCCGCGTCGACATGGCTTTACGGCCTAACGGCGTGTCCGGCCCGCTGGCCGCGAGCTTTGGCATGGTGGAGGAATACCTGATCGTGCAAGGCCGCGAATGGGAGCGCTATGCCTGGGTCAAGGCGCGTGCGCTGACCGGCAAACCGGCCGATATCGAAGCACTGGAAAAAATCATCCGCCCCTTCGTCTATCGCCGTTACCTGGATTACGGCTCGATTGATGCGATCCGCAATATGCATGCGCAAATCCGTGCCGAAGTCACACGGCAGGAAGCGCGCCACCCGGATCGCAGCAACAACGTCAAGCTGGGCCGCGGCGGCATCCGCGAAATCGAATTCCTGGCACAGGTATTCCAGTTAATACGCGGCGGCCGTGATGCCGCGTTGCGTGACCGCTCGACGCGTCGCACACTGCGTATCCTGGCCGAAAAGCAATTATTCAAACCCGAAGTGGTCGAGCAATTGCTGCATGCCTATACCTTCCTGCGCAACCTGGAACACCGGCTGCAATACCTGGACGATGCGCAAACCCATACGCTGCCGGCGAATGAAGCAGATCGCCTGATCGTCGCGCAAATGATGGGTTACAACGATGTCGCATCGCTGCTGGCAGCGCTGGAAGAACAACGCAAGCTGGTGGCGACGCAGTTCGATGAAATCTTCAGCGACAAGGCCAGCGATAATGCAACAGATGAAAACGTCAATGCAGAACTGAGTGCGGTCCTGAGCGATAGCGACAATGCGGAAGCGATAGAAACCTATCTGACTACCCTGTCCTTCGACCACGCGGCCGATTCTGCGCAGCGCCTGCTATCGACCTGGCACTCGCCACGCCTGCAATCCTTGCCGGAAGCCAGCCGCAACAAGCTGGTTGCACTCGTCAACGCTTCCCTGCCCATCGTCGCCAAAGTCACCGAAACCCGTTCGCTGGCGCTGAATCGCTTATTGAATTTCTTTGAAGCAATTGCACGGCGTGCAGCCTATCTGGCCCTGTTGACCGAATACCCGCATGCACTGGAACGCGTGATCCGCATGATCGCCGCCAGCGACTGGGCTGCTCAGTATTTGACGCGCCATCCCATCCTGCTCGATGAATTGCTGGATGACCGTACATTGAAAGCGGCACCGGACTGGAATGCCTTTGCCCGTGACTGCCGCCGACGCCTGGATGAAACGCCGGGAGATACCGAACGGCAAATGGATGCCTTGCGCGAAATGCACCATGCGCAATTGATACGCCTGCTGGCACAGGATCTGGTCGGCGACCTCAGCGTCGAACGCCTGGCCGATCATTTATCGGAGCTGGCGGACAAGCTGGTGGCCGAAACCATACACGCCATCTGGAAAACGCTGCCGACCCGCCATCGCGAAGATCCCAAGTTTTCGGTGATTGCCTACGGCAAGCTGGGCGGCAAGGAGCTCGGCTATGCGTCGGACCTTGATGTCATCTTCCTCTACGATGATGATGACCAGGAAGCACCGGCGCTGTATGCGAAGCTGGCACAACGCTTCATCACCTGGATGACCGCGCATACCCCGGCCGGCATCCTGTTCGATGTCGACATCGCGCTCCGGCCTGACGGCGCCAGCGGTTTGCTGGTGTCGACGGTTTCCTCTTTTGAGAAATACCAGTCCACCTCGGCCTGGCCATGGGAACACCAAGCCCTGACCCGCGCCCGTTTCTGCGCTGGCGACGCCGACATCGGCGCACGCTTTGAGGCGATACGCGTCAATGTCCTGCGCCAGACGCGCGATCCGGTGAAGTTGAAGAGTGATGTGCTGGATATGCGCAAGAAACTGCATGATGCGCATCCGAACCGCAGCGACCTGTTCGACCTCAAGCATGACAACGGCGGCATGATCGATATCGAATTCATCGTCCAATTTTTAGTCTTGCGCGACTCGGCGCAGCATGCACGCCTGACCGGTGATATCGGGAATATTGCCTTGTTGAAGCTGTGTGGCGAACTGGGGCTGATTGATCAAAACCTGTCTGGCAAGGTGGCGGATGCTTACCGCACCTTCCGCAAAATGCAGCATCAGATACGTCTGCAGGGGGCGGAGCGGGCCCGGGTTGAGACGGAACGGGTTGCCAAGGAAATTGCCGACGTTGAAGCTTTATGGAAAGCAGTATTTGGGTAA
- a CDS encoding YhdP family protein encodes MPTDQRPPEPSQAAHSLQTGWRSIQACLSYANRASFNALCWLGKLLLVAYFIFCVLFLGLRYVVLPQISNYRVDVENVATKAIGRPVTIGSIDASWHGLRPFLSLDNVAIYDKGGDVALRLPKVSATVSWWSVMVADLRLHSLEIDKPDMDVERDANGNFYVAGMLIDMQKDGDGKAANWILSQREIRIKDGQLRWQDKSRQAPELLLNDVNVVLHNEGRHHQFALKATPPAAIAAPLDVRAAFDHPYFSKKISDATRWTGTIYTAVRDTELAAWKTYIDFPFELQQAKGSLRAWLSFDHARIADLTADLALSDVSAQLRKDLVPLELTSANGRIAISEPLDTSPRDGKPTFGAQGYTISLMNFSLLTRDGLVLPSTTLSKRYVAAKKDVPEHAEILVKQLDLQAWANFAGRLPLPEEQLRMISDFAPRGVLKDFSAQWAGAYPEIASYKIKGDFANLSMNAQPARSARAATATAPAQAAIPAIPGFENLSGRIDANSQGGNIVLASDQLKLALPTYFSEPEVAFDTFNMDAQWAFQKNDQFLLSVKGLNFVQQGLTASLSGTHLMPLHKKAGHDLGTIDVTGNISGLELNKIGNYLPTAMNADFRTWLSHALIAGTLRDARIKLKGDLAHFPFHTTKPNEKPKGEFTFGGRIDDGGLNYAPDMFAKDGKKPMWPLLEKVKGTILFDRTRMEIKGESGKTNGADVSNVKAVIPDLLADNPVLEIDGNAAGTLQTLVQYTLDSPVAEWIDHFTDETKASGNATLGLKLQLPLHKMIDAKVQGILKFNNNNVTLQNVIPMMSGTTGQLEFNEKGLTLNGIKSTFLGGPLTVTGGTQKDGNILIKGDGTLTAAGLRKNYPSPAMQKLVDKINGSTRFGVTIGVRSKRVDVVVDSNLRGLGLDFPAPLNKAAKDALPLKFEQLSLAPDATGLMRDNLKVALGPAIVANYAREKNTSVANPEWRVVYGGIGVNTPAPVPTSGLALNISMRSLNVDDWLKVMSTDAVDPKKKVAADPLSALNMSQYVEPTSIAVRATELNLLDKKFDNVVLGATHDKGAWQANVDAAQMSGYLTWIESSSGRGLGKVTARLSSLTVPKTANTEVKNLLDGVDTATEMPALDVIADNFELMGKKLGRLELLAHYVRATEGREWRIRNLSLSNPDASLKASGSWLAKKSGNSSSLDYSMNINNAGNLLGRFGFADVVRSGKGKMEGTISWKGLPFSIDYPSLSGNINLDMASGQFLKVEPGAAKLLGVLSLQSIPRRLTLDFRDVFSEGFAFDGITGSANINNGVASTNNLKMRGVSATVLIDGSADIDKESQNLRAVVIPEINAGAASVAYALAVNPVIGAGTFLAQLFLREPLMRAFTFEYMITGPWKDPNVTKVERKTEQSSTPAPAATPG; translated from the coding sequence ATGCCTACAGATCAACGTCCACCAGAACCGAGCCAGGCTGCGCATTCGTTGCAGACCGGCTGGCGCTCGATCCAGGCATGCCTGAGCTATGCCAACCGGGCCAGCTTTAATGCGCTGTGCTGGTTGGGCAAGCTGTTGCTGGTGGCTTATTTTATATTCTGTGTGCTCTTCCTCGGTTTGCGCTATGTGGTCTTGCCGCAAATCTCCAACTACCGTGTCGATGTGGAAAATGTCGCGACCAAGGCGATCGGGCGTCCGGTCACCATCGGTTCGATCGATGCATCCTGGCACGGCTTGCGTCCTTTCCTCTCGCTGGACAATGTCGCGATTTATGACAAGGGTGGGGATGTCGCCTTGCGCCTGCCCAAAGTCTCGGCCACCGTGTCGTGGTGGTCGGTCATGGTGGCCGACCTGCGCCTGCATAGCCTGGAGATAGACAAGCCGGACATGGATGTCGAACGCGACGCCAATGGCAACTTCTATGTAGCCGGCATGCTGATTGATATGCAAAAGGATGGCGACGGCAAGGCTGCCAACTGGATACTGTCGCAGCGCGAAATCCGCATCAAGGACGGGCAACTGCGCTGGCAGGACAAATCGCGGCAGGCACCGGAACTGTTGCTCAACGATGTGAATGTGGTCTTGCATAATGAAGGCCGGCATCATCAGTTCGCTTTGAAAGCGACGCCGCCGGCTGCCATAGCTGCGCCGCTGGATGTGCGTGCGGCGTTCGACCACCCTTATTTTTCCAAGAAGATTTCCGACGCCACGCGTTGGACCGGCACCATTTATACCGCGGTACGCGATACCGAACTGGCGGCCTGGAAAACCTATATCGACTTCCCGTTTGAGTTGCAGCAAGCCAAGGGTTCCCTGCGGGCGTGGCTGAGCTTCGACCATGCGCGTATCGCCGACCTGACCGCTGACCTGGCCTTGTCCGATGTGTCGGCGCAATTGCGCAAGGATTTGGTGCCGCTGGAACTGACTTCGGCAAATGGCCGTATTGCGATCAGCGAGCCATTGGACACGAGTCCGCGCGACGGTAAGCCGACTTTCGGCGCGCAGGGTTATACGATTTCGCTGATGAATTTCTCGCTGCTGACGCGCGACGGCCTGGTTTTGCCGAGCACCACCTTGAGCAAGCGCTATGTGGCGGCGAAGAAAGACGTGCCGGAACATGCGGAAATCCTGGTCAAGCAACTGGACTTGCAAGCCTGGGCCAATTTTGCCGGTCGCCTGCCGCTGCCGGAAGAGCAGTTGCGCATGATCAGCGATTTTGCGCCGCGTGGTGTGTTGAAGGATTTTTCGGCGCAGTGGGCCGGTGCTTATCCGGAGATTGCTTCCTACAAAATCAAAGGTGATTTTGCGAACCTGTCGATGAATGCGCAGCCGGCCCGTTCGGCCCGTGCCGCCACTGCGACTGCGCCGGCGCAAGCGGCAATCCCGGCGATTCCCGGCTTTGAGAATTTATCCGGACGGATAGATGCGAACAGCCAGGGCGGCAATATCGTGCTGGCATCCGACCAGCTCAAGCTGGCCTTGCCGACCTATTTTTCCGAACCTGAAGTGGCGTTCGATACCTTCAATATGGATGCGCAGTGGGCTTTCCAGAAGAACGATCAATTCCTGCTTAGCGTGAAGGGCCTGAATTTTGTGCAGCAGGGTTTGACCGCTTCCCTGTCCGGTACGCATCTGATGCCTTTACACAAGAAGGCCGGGCATGACCTCGGTACGATCGATGTGACAGGCAATATCTCGGGACTGGAGCTCAACAAGATAGGCAATTACCTGCCTACCGCAATGAATGCCGATTTCCGTACCTGGCTTTCACATGCCCTGATCGCCGGTACCTTGCGCGATGCCCGCATCAAGCTGAAAGGCGACCTTGCGCATTTCCCTTTCCATACGACCAAGCCGAATGAAAAACCGAAAGGTGAATTTACCTTTGGTGGCCGGATTGATGATGGTGGCCTGAATTACGCGCCTGACATGTTCGCCAAGGATGGCAAGAAACCGATGTGGCCTTTGCTGGAAAAAGTGAAGGGCACCATCCTGTTCGACCGCACCCGCATGGAAATCAAGGGTGAAAGCGGCAAGACCAATGGCGCGGATGTATCGAATGTAAAAGCCGTGATCCCGGATTTGCTCGCCGACAATCCTGTGCTGGAAATTGACGGCAATGCAGCCGGTACCCTGCAGACCCTGGTGCAGTACACGCTGGATAGCCCGGTAGCGGAATGGATAGACCACTTCACTGATGAGACCAAGGCCAGCGGCAATGCGACGCTGGGACTCAAGTTGCAATTACCGCTGCACAAAATGATAGATGCCAAGGTGCAGGGCATATTGAAATTCAATAACAATAATGTGACCTTGCAAAATGTGATCCCGATGATGTCGGGTACCACAGGCCAACTGGAATTCAATGAAAAGGGTTTGACGCTGAATGGCATCAAATCGACTTTCCTGGGTGGCCCGCTGACAGTGACTGGTGGCACGCAAAAAGACGGCAATATCCTGATCAAGGGTGACGGCACGCTGACTGCTGCGGGCTTGCGCAAAAACTATCCATCACCGGCGATGCAGAAGCTGGTGGACAAGATCAACGGCAGCACGCGTTTCGGTGTCACGATCGGCGTGCGCAGCAAGCGCGTTGATGTCGTGGTGGATTCCAATTTGCGTGGCCTCGGCCTGGATTTCCCGGCACCTTTGAACAAGGCGGCCAAAGATGCCTTGCCGCTCAAGTTCGAACAACTGAGCCTGGCGCCTGATGCGACGGGCCTGATGCGGGACAACCTGAAAGTGGCACTGGGACCGGCCATCGTCGCTAACTATGCACGTGAAAAGAATACCAGCGTCGCGAACCCGGAGTGGCGTGTCGTCTACGGCGGCATCGGCGTGAACACACCGGCTCCTGTGCCGACGAGCGGACTGGCGCTCAATATCAGCATGCGTTCGCTGAATGTCGACGACTGGCTGAAAGTGATGTCGACCGATGCCGTCGATCCAAAGAAGAAGGTAGCGGCTGATCCCTTAAGCGCGCTGAATATGTCGCAGTATGTGGAACCGACCAGTATTGCGGTGCGCGCGACGGAATTGAATTTGCTGGACAAGAAATTCGATAATGTCGTGCTCGGCGCAACCCATGATAAAGGTGCGTGGCAAGCCAACGTCGATGCCGCGCAAATGTCCGGTTATTTGACTTGGATTGAATCGTCATCGGGACGCGGCCTCGGCAAGGTGACGGCAAGATTGTCATCGCTGACTGTACCGAAGACGGCGAATACCGAAGTCAAGAATCTGCTCGACGGCGTTGATACCGCAACGGAAATGCCGGCACTCGATGTGATCGCCGATAATTTTGAATTGATGGGCAAGAAACTCGGCCGCCTCGAATTGCTGGCACATTATGTGCGCGCTACCGAGGGCAGGGAATGGCGTATCCGCAATTTGTCGCTGAGCAATCCGGATGCAAGCCTGAAGGCCAGTGGCAGCTGGCTGGCGAAGAAGAGCGGTAATAGTTCCAGCCTTGATTACAGTATGAACATCAATAACGCGGGCAATCTGCTCGGCCGTTTCGGCTTTGCTGACGTCGTGCGTAGCGGCAAAGGAAAAATGGAAGGCACAATCAGCTGGAAGGGACTGCCATTCTCCATCGATTACCCGAGCTTGTCCGGCAATATCAACCTGGATATGGCGTCCGGCCAGTTCCTGAAAGTTGAACCGGGTGCGGCGAAACTGCTGGGCGTACTCAGTCTGCAATCGATACCGCGCCGCCTGACCCTGGATTTCCGCGATGTGTTTTCTGAAGGCTTTGCCTTCGACGGCATCACCGGCAGCGCCAACATCAACAATGGCGTGGCGTCCACCAATAACCTGAAAATGCGCGGTGTCAGCGCGACGGTCTTGATAGACGGCTCGGCCGATATCGACAAGGAATCGCAAAACCTGCGCGCAGTCGTGATCCCGGAAATCAATGCTGGTGCGGCCTCGGTCGCTTATGCGCTGGCGGTCAATCCAGTGATTGGTGCCGGTACCTTCCTGGCGCAACTCTTCCTGCGTGAACCATTGATGCGCGCGTTTACGTTTGAATACATGATTACCGGACCGTGGAAGGATCCGAACGTCACCAAGGTGGAACGCAAGACGGAACAATCGTCAACACCGGCACCGGCCGCAACGCCCGGGTAA